The nucleotide window CAGAATTAATTATATTGGTAGTCGGCTATTTTTTTACATTCTCTTTGAGTCACTTGGTGACGATATTGAAACATATCATTTAATCGAGACTCGACCCACCATCCTAATAATAACTCTACTAACCATCCCCCAGGGATTTCATAACTAATCGAATCCGTCAATCGAGTTTTGCCAAGTTCTTGAGAAAATTGATGACGGTGAATCCAAGATTGCATCGGGCCGTCTATTTGTTGATCACTAAAAAGTTTATATTTTTCACATTCTATATGACGGGCTACCCACCGCACCGGAATCGGGCCAAGCAAAATCCGAAATTCAGTAATGGCCCCTACATCTAATCCCCCTTCCCGTCGGACAATTTCTACTGGTTGCCAAGGCGGAGTTAGCAATTGTAAAATATCTTGTCTTTCGTGAAAATT belongs to Gloeothece citriformis PCC 7424 and includes:
- a CDS encoding SRPBCC family protein; the encoded protein is MLKFEYSSLIDAPIEIVWNFHERQDILQLLTPPWQPVEIVRREGGLDVGAITEFRILLGPIPVRWVARHIECEKYKLFSDQQIDGPMQSWIHRHQFSQELGKTRLTDSISYEIPGGWLVELLLGWWVESRLNDMFQYRHQVTQRECKKIADYQYN